The following are from one region of the Sorghum bicolor cultivar BTx623 chromosome 2, Sorghum_bicolor_NCBIv3, whole genome shotgun sequence genome:
- the LOC8062596 gene encoding pentatricopeptide repeat-containing protein At1g79540: protein MRCAAAVRSLFPLPHPAPAGAAPIHTSAPHLAAELEAGDALHSLLSTLPPSLPSFFPCLSLLSRRLTPHSVADALLCAALPPASRLRLFLFSALTPRLRSPLLHSRAVVPILLATDADAAMYDAIADAQAAGLQPPAAAFEALIFAHASAGRHHEAVDAFSRMEGEFGCRPTTFVYNAVLRVLVASGGVVPLALALYNRMVAAGCLPNRATYNVLMDGLCKRGTAVDALKLFDEMLQRGITPNVKTHTILLSSMCNAGQLKEAENLLNSMEDKGCPPDEVTYNAFLSGLCKAGRVDEAIERLEALRRTGTFVLGLKGYSCLIDGLFLAGRYEEGFQCYMEVLEQADFSPDIVLYTIMIRGCAEAGRIDDAFAFFDEMKEKRFTPDTFCYNTLLKALCDSGDLDGARSLMSEMAQNNVVLDTNTHTIMIHGLCKKQLVDEAMQVFDGMVEVGCHPTVMTYNVLIDGLYRAHRLEEARMLFYKMEVGNNPSLFLRLTLGANQVKDSESLQKLVDSMCQSGQVLKAYKLLRGIMDSGVVPDVVTYNTLLNGLCKVRNLDGALRLFRELQVKGFSLDEITYGTLIDSLLRAHRYNDAMTLFQDILHIGGTPSLSIYNSIMRSLCRMNKLSQAINFWFDHLLKKYNLSAQDEVIASARKKFEEGSLDEAVRELIKIDQEYGSVNSCPYTIWLIGLIQARRIDDALKIFHILEESGIDITPACCAHLSKYLCWEKNLDSAVDVMLYTLNKRFIMSRHVGNRLLSSLCIRHRRKDAQALAWRMHLVGYDMDAYLRESTKGLLYNK from the coding sequence ATGAGATGTGCGGCGGCGGTACGCTCCCTCTTCCCACTACCCCACCCCGctcccgccggcgccgcccctATCCACACCTCCGCCCCTCACCTTGCCGCCGAGCTCGAAGCCGGCGACGCCCTCCACTCGCTCCTCTCCACGCTCCCGCCGTCGCTCCCTTCATTCTTCCCTTGCCTCTCCCTCCTCTCGCGCCGACTCACCCCGCACTCCGTCGCCGACGCCCTCCTCTGCGCCGCGCTCCCGCCCGCGTCCCGCCTCCGCCTCTTCCTCTTCTCCGCGCTCACCCCGCGCCTCCGCTCCCCGCTCCTACACTCCCGCGCCGTCGTCCCCATCCTCCTTGCCACCGACGCGGATGCCGCCATGTACGACGCCATCGCCGACGCCCAGgccgccggcctccaaccccccgcTGCCGCATTCGAGGCGCTCATATTCGCCCACGCCTCCGCCGGCCGGCACCACGAGGCGGTCGATGCCTTCTCCCGGATGGAGGGCGAGTTCGGGTGCCGCCCCACCACCTTCGTCTACAACGCCGTCCTCAGGGTCCTCGTCGCCAGCGGTGGTGTCGTTCCCCTTGCCCTGGCGCTCTATAACAGGATGGTCGCCGCTGGCTGCCTGCCCAACAGGGCCACGTACAATGTGCTCATGGATGGCCTCTGCAAGCGGGGAACAGCCGTGGATGCACTTAAGCTGTTTGACGAAATGCTCCAGAGAGGTATCACTCCCAACGTCAAGACACACACCATCTTACTATCGTCGATGTGCAATGCCGGACAGCTGAAGGAAGCTGAGAACCTGCTGAATTCCATGGAAGACAAAGGGTGTCCGCCTGATGAAGTCACATACAATGCATTCCTTAGTGGGTTATGCAAGGCAGGCAGAGTTGACGAGGCCATTGAGCGGCTTGAGGCACTCCGTCGTACTGGGACCTTTGTACTTGGCTTGAAGGGGTACAGTTGCTTGATTGATGGTTTGTTCCTGGCAGGTCGGTATGAAGAGGGATTCCAGTGTTACATGGAAGTGTTGGAGCAAGCTGATTTCTCACCGGACATTGTTCTGTACACTATAATGATCCGTGGGTGTGCAGAGGCTGGAAGAATCGATGATGCCTTTGCGTTCTTCGATGAGATGAAAGAGAAACGCTTTACTCCTGATACCTTCTGCTACAACACGCTGCTGAAGGCCCTCTGTGATTCCGGTGATCTGGATGGAGCTCGCTCGTTAATGTCAGAGATGGCGCAGAATAATGTGGTACTAGACACCAATACACATACTATCATGATACATGGGTTGTGCAAGAAACAGCTTGTAGATGAGGCAATGCAGGTTTTTGATGGGATGGTGGAAGTTGGTTGCCATCCAACTGTTATGACATATAACGTGCTCATCGATGGACTCTACCGGGCACACAGGCTTGAGGAAGCCCGGATGCTTTTCTATAAGATGGAGGTCGGAAATAACCCTTCCTTGTTCCTTCGGTTAACACTTGGTGCAAACCAGGTGAAGGACAGTGAGAGCCTGCAAAAGCTGGTTGACAGTATGTGCCAGTCTGGGCAGGTGCTTAAAGCATACAAGCTTCTTCGAGGTATAATGGACAGTGGTGTTGTTCCTGATGTTGTCACGTATAACACATTGCTAAATGGACTGTGTAAAGTGAGGAATCTTGATGGAGCACTGAGGCTCTTCAGAGAGCTCCAAGTCAAGGGATTCTCTCTTGATGAGATCACTTATGGGACTCTTATCGATAGCCTCTTGAGGGCACACAGATATAATGATGCCATGACATTGTTCCAGGACATATTACACATTGGTGGCACCCCTAGTCTGTCAATCTACAATAGCATAATGAGATCGCTTTGTAGGATGAACAAATTGTCACAAGCAATCAACTTCTGGTTTGATCACCTGCTCAAAAAGTACAATCTCTCAGCCCAAGATGAAGTAATTGCTAGTGCCCGAAAAAAGTTTGAAGAGGGTTCCCTGGATGAAGCAGTTAGGGAGCTAATCAAGATTGATCAAGAATATGGTTCGGTAAACTCATGTCCTTACACCATTTGGCTCATAGGCCTCATTCAAGCAAGGAGAATAGATGATGCCCTCAAGATTTTTCATATACTTGAGGAGTCTGGCATTGATATCACACCAGCTTGCTGTGCTCATCTTAGCAAATACCTGTGTTGGGAAAAAAATCTAGATTCAGCAGTTGATGTTATGCTCTATACATTGAATAAACGATTCATTATGTCAAGACATGTAGGCAACCGGTTACTTAGTAGTCTTTGTATCCGTCACAGGAGGAAGGACGCACAGGCCCTTGCATGGCGAATGCATCTTGTAGGATATGATATGGATGCATATCTTCGTGAGTCTACAAAAGGTTTGTTATACAATAAATAG
- the LOC110432650 gene encoding uncharacterized protein LOC110432650 gives MLSLCLATAGVAAATLRHRLGPVRRDDARTRDHDDHRRVAPATSTPCTPVAVPHRDVLVSTIPAATSATPCCQCHQAPPLRLQRQAAPPPSPLVDVVLASSSPRPCCVEPRAAAAPRPQREADYAKPERPSRHVDSAMAGNARSPPRQAPLSANCDVARALSHVLAAVTTPAAARQPRHRCGDQAPRPRPASMAPSSPCSDPAASTPPGAPSNHSTTATPGHRDGHRVSAGHGDRDPEHDVEPRRVPVLATVTASSSCPCLRQAKPSVSHQEPSFYPAPHSITFRLRPTFVP, from the coding sequence ATGCTGAGCCTCTGCCTCGCCACCGCGGGAGTCGCTGCGgccactctacgacaccgactCGGCCCCGTCCGCCGCGACGACGCACGGACTCGCGACCACGACGACCACCGCCGAGTCGCACCCGCAACCTCGACGCCATGCACCCCGGTGGCCGTGCCCCACCGCGACGTCCTCGTCTCCACGATCCCTGCCGCGACCTCTGCGACGCCGTGCTGCCAGTGTCACCAAGCACCACCGTTGCGGCTGCAACGTCAAGCAGCGCCCCCACCATCTCCCCTCGTCGATGTTGTGCTCGCCTCGTCCTCGCCCCGACCGTGCTGCGTCGAGCCCCGAGCAGCGGCAGCACCTCGTCCTCAACGCGAAGCCGACTACGCCAAGCCTGAGCGCCCGTCTCGACACGTAGACTCCGCCATGGCCGGGAACGCGCGCTCGCCACCGCGTCAAGCACCTCTGTCCGCGAACTGCGACGTCGCCCGAGCCCTTAGCCACGTGCTCGCTGCGGTCACCACACCGGCAGCAGCGCGGCAACCACGACATCGCTGCGGCGACCAAGCGCCGCGACCCCGTCCGGCGTCCATGGCCCCGTCCTCGCCCTGCTCCGACCCTGCGGCCTCGACGCCACCCGGTGCTCCATCGAACCACTCCACCACGGCCACGCCAGGACATCGCGATGGTCACCGCGTCAGCGCCGGCCATGGTGATCGCGACCCCGAGCACGACGTCGAGCCCCGACGCGTCCCTGTCCTCGCGACGGTCACCGCATCAAGCTCCTGTCCATGCCTTCGCCAAGCCAAACCATCGGTGAGCCACCAAGAACCAAGCTTCTACCCTGCTCCCCATTCTATCACGTTCCGACTGAGACCGACCTTCGTGCCGTAA